In Streptococcus mitis, the DNA window GAGAAACCGTTGGAGCCAGTTTCCGTTTCCCAAAGTTCATCCCAGCAAGATAGGCACCACTGTCGGTAGCCCAGACGATACACAAGGCCAATAGAGCCTTATCTAAACCTGCAACGCGAGCATCTAATAGAGCATTAAAACCAAAGCCCACGTAGAAACTCATAGCAAGCGGGAAAACAGCATCCTCAATCGTATAAGACTTGCTAAAAACAGTCGTTCCTAACATAATTGAAATCAAAACACTATAGGCAACCACATTCCCATCAACTGGTAAAAAAGTCAGATAATTCTCCAAGGGAATGGTCAAAGCAAAGGTTGCAAAGAGGGTTAAGAGGCCCTCCATAGTCATGGTCTCTAGACCTCTCATCTTCAAAAGTTCATGCATGGCTAGCATGGCTATGATTCCAATTGCTATCTGAAGCAAGAGGCCACCAATCATTAAAATTGGTAGGAAAATAGCCAGGGCAATCCCTGCAAACAAGGTTCTTTTCTGTAAATCCTGTGTCATATTTCCTCCTAAACTCCTCCAAATCGGCGATGACGACGATTGTAGGCAAGAATGGCTTCCTGCAAGGCTATCTCGTCAAAATCAGGCCACAAGGTGTCCGTAAAATAGAGCTCACTATAGGCTCCCTGCCATGGAAGGAAATTGCTCAAACGCAATTCTCCACTAGTACGGATAATCAAGTCTGGGTCTCGTAACTCCTTAGGCAAATGCTGGGTAAAGAGATAGTTGCCAATCAATTCCTCTGTAATGTCACCAGGATTGATTTTGGCATCTAAAACATCCTGAGAAATCAACTTAAGAGCCTGTGTAATCTCCGCACGTCCACCATAGTTGAGGGCAAAATTAAGAATCAAACCTGTGTTGTTCTTAGTCAATTCCTCAGCCTTGGTCAGAGCTTCAAAGGTTTGCTTAGGTAGGCGGTCCGTTTCCCCAATCATTTGAATCTTAACATTATTAGCATGCAATTCCGGGACATAATTATCATAAAACTCTACTGGCAAGTTCATGATAAACTTGACTTCCTGATCTGGGCGGGTCCAGTTTTCTGTAGAAAAAGCATAGACTGTAATAACCTTAACGCCTAGTTTGTTGGCTGCCTTGGTCACAGTTTGCAATGCTTCCATGCCCGCCTTGTGTCCGAAGACTCGCGGTTGCATACGTTTTTTAGCCCAACGGCCATTCCCATCCATGATGATGCCGATATGAGCAGGAACCTGTGTCGGAACCTCAACTTCCACAGCCTTATCTTTCTTAAAAAATCCAAACATGATCTTATTCCTATTCAAAAATCTATCGTTTCATTATACCATATTTCCCCATTTTCTTCTATCACTAAGCTATTTATACTCTTCGAAAATCAAATTCAAACCACGTCAGCTCTATCTGCAACCTCAAAACAGTGTTTTGAGCAACCTGCGGCTAGCTTCCTAGTTTGCACTTTGGTTTTCATTGAGTATTATTCTCAGGCACCAAGCCCATTTTTCAAAAAAATAAGTCGCCTGATTGGGCGACTCTATTTTTTATAGGGAGATTATTATGAAAAAGTTTTAGGAGTTTAAGTTAAGGTCTTCTTAACTTATGAACTTAGTATACACTTCCTAGCTTAAAGTTTTCTTAAGTATTTTTAAAAATCAAATTTTTCCATTTCTCCTGCCAATTTTTCTTGGATAGACGTGTTCGATAAAGTTCCATTCGGTCTTCATTCTCTAAAAAATGAGGAGTTGGACGAACTTGAAAATTCAAAATATCCTCCAAACCATAAGGCTCATAGAGTTCAAAATCGGATTCTTCATTCAAGCGCAGTCCAACTGCCGTACACCGTTCTGGATACTTACTCATAGCATCACAAGAGCTGCTATAGGGAGCAGTATGAGGACTATGCTGGTGCATATAGACTTGATTTTTCAATTCCCACTGGTACTGAGGAAAGTCCTTTCTCAGCTTTTTCTCTAGGGACAAGGTTTCCTCATAAGAAATATCTGGATCAAAGAAAATTACATCTACATCTGTTTCACAGTCAAAAGGTGATTTATCTGACAAGAGATTCCAGATGAAATTTCTGACAGAACCTGCTGCCAACCAAGAATCTTTCAAACCAAGGTCTCGTATAATCGTCAGAATAGCCATCATATCTGGATTTTTTCTAAAAGCCTCTAGAATTTCTTGCTTATTTTTCATTGTATTCATAACCTAAATGCTCATATGCCTTAGCAGTCGCCACCCGTCCAGAACGTGTCCGCATGATAAAACCTTTTTGAATCAAGTAGGGCTCATACATGTCTTCAACTGTCTCACGCTCTTCTGCTATGTTAACAGAAAGAGTTCCTAGACCAACAGGACCACCACTGTACATCTCAATCATGGTGCGAAGGATTTTTTGATCCACATAGTCCAAACCTTCATGGTCAACATCCAGCATAGTCAAAGCCTTATCGGTAATAAGATCATCAATAACCCCATCCCCCATAATCTGGGCAAAATCGCGCACGCGCTTGAGGAGACGATTGGCAATACGAGGGGTCCCACGACTACGCAATGCCAACTCAGATGCGGCCTCATGAGTGATTTCCATCTCAAAAATATCTGCCGTCCGCTCAACAATTTCTGTCAAGTCAGCATGAGCATAATACTCCATATGCCCCGTAATCCCAAAACGTGCCCGTAGCGGATTTGAGAGCATACCAGCCCGAGTCGTCGCACCAATCAAGGTAAAAGGTGGCAACTCCAAATGAACACTGCGACTGCCTTCACCAGCCCCAATCATAATATCAATGTAAAAGTCCTCCATGGCACTATAAAGCACCTCTTCCACTGACATTGGCAAACGATGAATCTCATCAATAAAGAGAACATCCCCAGGCTCTAAGTCATTCAAAATCGCTACCAGATCTCCGGCTTTTTCAATGACAGGCCCAGACGTCTGCTTGAGATTGACACCTAGTTCGTTGGCAATAACAAAAGCCATGGTCGTTTTTCCCAAGCCTGGAGGCCCAAATAAGAGCACATGATCCAGCGCTTCATCTCTCATTTTAGCAGCTTCGATAAAGATTTGGAGCTGGTCCTTGACTTTATCCTGCCCAATATATTCACGTAAATACTGAGGACGGAGCGTGCGTTCCACTAACTCCTCATCCCCCATTATCTCATTATCTAAAATTCTACTCATGGCTCTATTATATCAAAAATCCAAGCCACAAACAAAAAAGCCACCCGATTGGGTGACTCCTGAGTTTAGCACTTATGTGGTATAATATTATACGGCACTTCTACACCGCCTACGAAAGGAGGTGAGATAGCCCATGATGGAATTAGTACTCAAAACTATCATCGGACCAATTGTGGTCGGTGTCGTTCTTCGATTAGTCGATAAATGGCTAAACAAGGACAAATAGTGTCAAAAAGACCTCAAGCTTATTTGGTCGTGAGCTTGGGGTCTTTTCTAGCCTATGATATAGAACTAGTACT includes these proteins:
- a CDS encoding isoprenyl transferase; translated protein: MFGFFKKDKAVEVEVPTQVPAHIGIIMDGNGRWAKKRMQPRVFGHKAGMEALQTVTKAANKLGVKVITVYAFSTENWTRPDQEVKFIMNLPVEFYDNYVPELHANNVKIQMIGETDRLPKQTFEALTKAEELTKNNTGLILNFALNYGGRAEITQALKLISQDVLDAKINPGDITEELIGNYLFTQHLPKELRDPDLIIRTSGELRLSNFLPWQGAYSELYFTDTLWPDFDEIALQEAILAYNRRHRRFGGV
- a CDS encoding phosphatidate cytidylyltransferase, with translation MTQDLQKRTLFAGIALAIFLPILMIGGLLLQIAIGIIAMLAMHELLKMRGLETMTMEGLLTLFATFALTIPLENYLTFLPVDGNVVAYSVLISIMLGTTVFSKSYTIEDAVFPLAMSFYVGFGFNALLDARVAGLDKALLALCIVWATDSGAYLAGMNFGKRKLAPTVSPNKTFEGALGGILGAILVTIIFMMFDNTVALPYGIYKMSVFAIFFSIAGQFGDLLESSIKRHFGVKDSGKFIPGHGGVLDRFDSMLLVFPIMHLFGLF
- a CDS encoding nucleotidyltransferase family protein, with the protein product MNTMKNKQEILEAFRKNPDMMAILTIIRDLGLKDSWLAAGSVRNFIWNLLSDKSPFDCETDVDVIFFDPDISYEETLSLEKKLRKDFPQYQWELKNQVYMHQHSPHTAPYSSSCDAMSKYPERCTAVGLRLNEESDFELYEPYGLEDILNFQVRPTPHFLENEDRMELYRTRLSKKNWQEKWKNLIFKNT
- the ruvB gene encoding Holliday junction branch migration DNA helicase RuvB, with translation MSRILDNEIMGDEELVERTLRPQYLREYIGQDKVKDQLQIFIEAAKMRDEALDHVLLFGPPGLGKTTMAFVIANELGVNLKQTSGPVIEKAGDLVAILNDLEPGDVLFIDEIHRLPMSVEEVLYSAMEDFYIDIMIGAGEGSRSVHLELPPFTLIGATTRAGMLSNPLRARFGITGHMEYYAHADLTEIVERTADIFEMEITHEAASELALRSRGTPRIANRLLKRVRDFAQIMGDGVIDDLITDKALTMLDVDHEGLDYVDQKILRTMIEMYSGGPVGLGTLSVNIAEERETVEDMYEPYLIQKGFIMRTRSGRVATAKAYEHLGYEYNEK
- a CDS encoding type I toxin-antitoxin system Fst family toxin, which encodes MMELVLKTIIGPIVVGVVLRLVDKWLNKDK